The following are encoded in a window of Ranitomeya variabilis isolate aRanVar5 chromosome 8, aRanVar5.hap1, whole genome shotgun sequence genomic DNA:
- the LOC143788803 gene encoding uncharacterized protein LOC143788803, whose product MMPLIRASVTPATWQAYGAKKPAVWVVGHSYIYWAKKRAEQRPGGVNLGFRNVVVNWRGIRGLQWEKIFPEVINIAKRAKGPVILVLHAGGNDLGKRRCIDLSSTMTADIERFFHLLPDMILVWSEMVPRAVWHGAKDPRGLERSRKKVNLRVARFVKSKFGIVVRHHQLEGDQSGLLRPDGIHLTNIGLDIFLSGLQDGIEQALRLKGGGRSHV is encoded by the exons ATGATGCCACTGATCCGCGCATCAGTTACGCCGGCTACCTGGCAGGCTTACG gcgCTAAAAAACCGGCAGTTTGGGTGGTTGGACATTCATACATCTACTGGGCAAAGAAGCGGGCCGAACAGCGGCCGGGGGGCGTGAATCTAGGCTTCAGGAACGTAGTGGTCAACTGGAGAGGGATAAGAGGCCTACAGTGGGAAAAAATCTTCCCAGAAGTCATCAACATCGCTAAAAGGGCCAAAGGGCCGGTGATACTAGTCTTGCACGCGGGTGGCAACGATCTGGGAAAACGGAGATGTATTGACCTCAGCTCAACGATGACAGCTGATATCGAGCGTTTCTTCCACCTGTTACCCGACATGATATTGGTTTGGTCGGAGATGGTGCCGCGTGCGGTCTGGCATGGGGCTAAGGACCCAAGAGGCTTAGAACGATCAAGAAAAAAGGTCAACCTGAGAGTGGCAAGATTCGTAAAATCAAAATTCGGCATTGTAGTTCGACATCACCAACTGGAAGGCGACCAATCAGGACTGCTGAGGCCCGACGGCATTCATCTCACGAACATTGGTCTTGACATATTTTTGTCAGGTCTACAAGACGGTATCGAACAGGCACTAAGGCTGAagggtgggggtcggagtcacgtgtag